AAGGCCACCTGGGCGCCTATGGCGGCGGGGAAACCGTAGCCCATCGTGCCGAGGCCGCCCGATGTCAGACATGTCCGGGGTTTGAGGAACTTGAAGAATTGGGCTGTCCACATCTGGTTCTGACCCACCTCGGTGGTGATGATGGCCTTGCCCTTCGTCAGCTCGAATATCCTTTCGATGACATGCTGGGGTTTCAGGATATCGTTCCTCTGGTACGTGAGCGGATAGTCCTTTTTCCACTGGTTTATCTTGTCGATCCACTCGGCGATGTCCTTGTGATACTGCCGGTAGGTCTCTTTTTCCTCTTCGATGATCTTCAGCATTTGCGTGAGGACGTTGCGTGTGTCCCCCACTATCGGTATGTCGACCTTTATGTTCTTACTTATGGAGGTGGGATCGATGTCGACGTGTATGATCTTTGCGTGGGGTGCGAATTCATCCGTCTTGCCCGTTGCCCTGTCGTCAAAGCGCGCCCCCATTGCGATGATGAGATCCGATTCCGTGATGGCCATGTTCGCCGCATAGGTTCCGTGCATGCCGAGCATGCCGAGAAAGAGCGGGTGGTTCCCTGGAATGCCTCCGAGGCCCATAAGGGTGTTCGTGACCGGTATGGACAGCGTTTCCGCAAACCGTGTCAACTCCTGCGATGCGTTGGAAAGGATCACCCCGCCGCCCGTATAGAGGACGGGCCTTTTCGAATGAAGCATGAGGCGCATGGCCTTCTTTATCTGGCCCAAATGCCCCACGTAGGTGGGCTGGTAGCTGCGGATGACCGCCTTTTCGGGATACTTGAAATCCGCGACCGCCGAAGACACATCCTTCGGGATGTCGACGAGCACGGGACCGGGTCTTCCCGACGCAGCGATATGGAAGGCCTCCTTGATGATCTTTGCGAGGTCCTTCACGTCCCTGACGAGGTAGCTGTGCTTCGTGCAGGGCCGCGTTATACCTACGATATCCGCTTCCTGAAAGGCGTCGTTGCCGATGAGCATCGTATTGA
This window of the Syntrophorhabdaceae bacterium genome carries:
- the ilvB gene encoding biosynthetic-type acetolactate synthase large subunit; this translates as MKRTGAQIFVESLKAEGIDTIFCYPGGATLNITDALTDISQINQVVVRHEQAAVHAADGYARASGRVGVALVTSGPGATNTVTGIATACMDSIPMVVFSCQVNTMLIGNDAFQEADIVGITRPCTKHSYLVRDVKDLAKIIKEAFHIAASGRPGPVLVDIPKDVSSAVADFKYPEKAVIRSYQPTYVGHLGQIKKAMRLMLHSKRPVLYTGGGVILSNASQELTRFAETLSIPVTNTLMGLGGIPGNHPLFLGMLGMHGTYAANMAITESDLIIAMGARFDDRATGKTDEFAPHAKIIHVDIDPTSISKNIKVDIPIVGDTRNVLTQMLKIIEEEKETYRQYHKDIAEWIDKINQWKKDYPLTYQRNDILKPQHVIERIFELTKGKAIITTEVGQNQMWTAQFFKFLKPRTCLTSGGLGTMGYGFPAAIGAQVAFPKSLVVDIAGDGSIQMNIQELATAVQYDLPVKVVILNNGFLGMVRQWQQLFYEKRYTWTHLHSPDFVKVAEAYGAVGLRIEKEADVDKVLKQAFKNKRPTFIDVHVSPEECVYPMVPAGASLKEMLLV